The Methanomassiliicoccales archaeon region CTAATAGTGTGCTCCACGAAATCGTCCCTGAGGCCCAACTCCTCTGCTATCTGCCTGGGCGACATGTCTGGATTCTGGACATACTCATAGATGACCTTGCGCACCTGATAATCATCTATGCTTCCCTCTATGGTGCTCGCCGCCTCCTCCAGGATCTCTTCCTTCTTCGCGATGAGGCTTTCCCGCTGGCGCTGTAGCTCCTTCAATTGAGCGTCTATCTCAGCCACTGAGGACCTGAGCTCGGCCACCTTTTTCCCGATATGACGCAGATCTGCCTTCTGCGGCATCCTCTGCGGACCCCTCGGTCCCTTCATGGCTTCCATGGCCAACTTCACAAAAGTGGTATCGAAGAGACCGGGCCCGAAATCCACGATAATGGTGAACTTGGTAGTGGGAACGTAGATCTTGCGCGTTGGCCCGCCTTGGTCGCTCTCCTCAGGGTACGAGCGAACCAGGCTATAATCCTCTAGGACCTTCAGGTGCTTCATGATAGCTTGCTGGCTCAGTCCCAGCTCGCGAGAGAGCTGCAGAGGATAGTGCGGCTCCCTGACCAACGCCTCAAGGATTCTTCGCCTGGTCGGGTTCTCGATCACAGAGAGCAGTATATCGAGGTCCGATAGGTTCGTCATTTGAACACCGTTCACAACTGAAGGTTGATAACATTTAGTATTATATTCTTTATTAATCTTTCTAAAACAAAACGAAAAAGCATGAAGAGAAGTGTTATTTGAGGGGAGAAGAACCAATGCCTCGTCTGTCTTTGTCTTATTCCTTTCTTAGGTTTTCCTAGGCCACGATATTTTATATCTATTTGCTGCGGTTAGTCGGCCGGATGCCGGGGCTGCTGCAGGGAGACACGGTCATAATCACGAATCAATCGGAGGCGAGTCAGGTCTACAATCGTGGCTACTATGGCTATCCTATGAAGGGAGGCGGTCTGGAACTGGATCTGCTGGAGGCCGTCTACCTCGTGGAATCAGATAGATTGGTGGTGGAGCTAGAGGGAAAGCCTCTGACGGTGGAGGAGCTCATCCGCATCGCTTCGAGACATGTGGATGGATTCAGTACGCTCTATATCGTGTATAGGGATCTGAGGCAAAGAGGGTACATAGTCAAATCATATGAGGGGGACTTCGACTTTCGCGTTTATCCCAGGGGAGGAACACCCTCCACCGCCACTACCAAGTATTGGGTCCAGGCCGTATCGGAACGCTCTGCCTGCGTAGTACGCGCGCTTTTCGAACAAGCGGAAAGCTCTGAGAGCACCCGCAAGGAGTTGCTCTTGGCAGTGGTGGACGAGGAAGGAGACCTGACCTATTATAAGGCGTCGGTCGTCTCGCCTTCGGGCAACCTTAGCGATCTACCTTCTCTTAAGGCGGAAGGCTTTCTTTTGGAGGATAGGGTACTGGTGACCGATCCAGAGATGGTGGAGGAGCTTTACTCCAAAGGATTCTATGGAAAGCGCATCGGAAAGACGTTACAGCTCTCTCTGATAGAAACCGCGTATCTCATGGCCAAGGGCATAATGCGTACAGAGTACTCTTATTCTGGTAAAAATATGACCTTGAGCGCTTTCCGCAAGCGCGCCTTACTGATACAGCCAGACTTCGAACTCCGGTTTAGAGCCTACGAAGATCTTAGGAAGCGCGGTCTGGTGGTCAAGACAGGATTCAAGTATGGCTCTCACTTCCGCGTATACGATGGCGATCCTGAGGCTCATCATTCTAGATATTTAGTGCATGCGGTGCCCTGGGACTACGCCACGATCTGGCCAGAGATGTCCAGGGCCGTGAGATTGGCGCACGGAGTCAAGAAGGACATCCTTTTCGCTCGCATCACCAAACGCAAGGTCGATTATCTACGCCTGCGTAGGGTAAGGCCGTGATCAACCCTTGGCCTTCTTGGCCCTTTTTCTCTTCTCTTTCACGGCCAAAGACTCATACATTATCATCGCTTGCGTACGACCATAGGCATCCAGCTCTACCGCTTTGGCCAGGATCTTCCTCACCTCCTCCTTAGGAGCCTTGGATTTTAGCATCCTTTCCGCCTCCTCTACTAGCGAGAGAGCCTTTATCCAACCGACATCATTGACGTTCTTCTTATCTGTAGCCAGGACTTCCTCGACCAATTTTAGAGCCTCTGTCCTTTCTCCTTTATCGAATGCTTCCAGTGCTTTCTTGGCCGTCTGCTTCACCTTGATAGCGTCTTTTAGAGCACCGGCGCCCGCAGCGTCCTTGGGGTCCAATCGCAGAGCAGCCTCCAGCACCTCCATTGCTTCTTTCTCCCTTCCCTCGTTGTTGAGGATGTTAGCCATCTTTACCATGAAGTTGGCGCGCTTACGGTCGAACTCAGTATAATGTATGGCCATACGATAGGCTTCCAATGCTTTGTCGGTCTGCCCATCTTTAAGATAAGCCTCGCCTAAGCGAGCGAATCGCACCGATCTGGCCTCAGGTCTCGCCTCTTCCTGTGTTTGCTCTAGCAGGGCGGCTATGCTCTTCTTAACCACCTCTGAACTCTCCACCAACGTGCCGCAGCTGGGGCATTTCTCCACCATACCTGGGAGAGAGGCGTTACAGTTGGCGCAGAAGCGAGGGAGTCTCG contains the following coding sequences:
- a CDS encoding helix-turn-helix domain-containing protein, whose product is MNGVQMTNLSDLDILLSVIENPTRRRILEALVREPHYPLQLSRELGLSQQAIMKHLKVLEDYSLVRSYPEESDQGGPTRKIYVPTTKFTIIVDFGPGLFDTTFVKLAMEAMKGPRGPQRMPQKADLRHIGKKVAELRSSVAEIDAQLKELQRQRESLIAKKEEILEEAASTIEGSIDDYQVRKVIYEYVQNPDMSPRQIAEELGLRDDFVEHTIRGLQERSTGDGGGSNDGKGGEQLREVR
- the endA gene encoding tRNA-intron lyase; this translates as MPGLLQGDTVIITNQSEASQVYNRGYYGYPMKGGGLELDLLEAVYLVESDRLVVELEGKPLTVEELIRIASRHVDGFSTLYIVYRDLRQRGYIVKSYEGDFDFRVYPRGGTPSTATTKYWVQAVSERSACVVRALFEQAESSESTRKELLLAVVDEEGDLTYYKASVVSPSGNLSDLPSLKAEGFLLEDRVLVTDPEMVEELYSKGFYGKRIGKTLQLSLIETAYLMAKGIMRTEYSYSGKNMTLSAFRKRALLIQPDFELRFRAYEDLRKRGLVVKTGFKYGSHFRVYDGDPEAHHSRYLVHAVPWDYATIWPEMSRAVRLAHGVKKDILFARITKRKVDYLRLRRVRP
- a CDS encoding zinc ribbon domain-containing protein; translation: MWQLSSARHLFKPAALVMLIGGLVLIFSSIYIFLLRANYAYGALQGLLFVLFMVIAGGFEAAMVKPIYRIEQGAWRNAVILTLLSALLKTFTALTAFNTYNKMSNPKDEIVIQIAWACTAMIIAEVIVLILLLAFKRLFMPTEEEVKASMKKLGGTSVKTASECPTCHEIVEKDWVQCPQCGTRLPRFCANCNASLPGMVEKCPSCGTLVESSEVVKKSIAALLEQTQEEARPEARSVRFARLGEAYLKDGQTDKALEAYRMAIHYTEFDRKRANFMVKMANILNNEGREKEAMEVLEAALRLDPKDAAGAGALKDAIKVKQTAKKALEAFDKGERTEALKLVEEVLATDKKNVNDVGWIKALSLVEEAERMLKSKAPKEEVRKILAKAVELDAYGRTQAMIMYESLAVKEKRKRAKKAKG